CTTTTCAACACAATTTCTGCAGAAAATGCACCGAAATTTCCCGTGAAAATTATCAATCAACTCACCACAGAGGCCTTTCAAAAATGGAAAGGAAATTTGAAAACTAGGATTAAAAGAAAtaccttttctcttttttctcttcttttctgtttttgggtaATTTAGGAAAGTTGCaatctgaaaaataaattgtctTTAAGTTTGTTGCCTCCAAGTGGAGACTCTCTCCCCCAAGTCCCAAGTCTTGACCTTTTCCTTGAAGGATTTTTCTGAGTCAAATTTTCACAGAAGTAAAATGGAGAAATTATCTTTCTGGGTCTTTGCTCATGTGACCGTTGACTGAAATACTATATCAAACTTGAAGATTAGatgagaccaaaaaaaaaaaaaatacccaaCTTCGTTCCAGaggtaaaacaaaaatagctCGCAGCTTATCTAGCCTTTGGAAAACACCACCATGCCACTGCCGTCCGtctttgaaaagtataaagaaGTTCTTAAACAcgttttcgaccaaaaaaaataaaagaaggcCCGTTGCCATCTCACTGGTCAATCacgtttttcctttttccacagaaagagaaaaaaaaaatcttttgaaCTTTAAAACGCACTTATTGTCCATTGCATTTGTTTTTTCCCATTCGATTCATTCAATTCATATGTCGTCCCCACCCCAGGGTTAAGCTGCCATATAGTTTTCGAATAATTTTAGGAAAATACTAGGGAGgtcaactttagataccaacttgtgtaccaactctctaatagagtctgtgacccattgtattggtgggttccacctctattagagagttggtacacaagttggcatctaaagttggtctccctagcatgacccaTAATTTTAACGTTTCcctttatctttttcattaaaaactgAATTTCTATTTAATGATTTGTTTCTTaactttcttattattttatccaCATCAGGCgataaaattttattagattGATAGAAGTAATAGTATTAAAGGAGTTATCCTAATAACAATATAACAGACATGAGTAAAACTTCTCATGTGACATAATCCATCGAAAAAGCTGAAACGATCTGGAGAGAATCCACAtctattttcacttttttaatccTTTAAACTAGAAATCTATTCTCACTTATTGTCATTTCACATACAAATTTGTGACGTGGTGATACTTCAACGGTTGTACAAAATAACGGGGTTTCATGCAGCAAAAAGAAATAAGCTCTCTCATGAACTGAATTCTTTTGTGCATTAACACAAAATTACCATTGGTATGTTTTAAGGCACATTGTGCTGAGTCGTTTTTAAGACATTATTTGCCCCCACTAATCGTATATATGATTTACTGAAGTGTAGTAAAATACAACGCAGAAAGTATATCAACTTTTTGCTGCATTATAATGCACTGACGAATCCCCAGGACTATCATGATTATCTCCACCCACCATCATATTCTACACCCAGCTGAATGCTGGTCATGAACCTCTGAAATTTTCAAGAAGCAGCATATGGTGAAAAGTGGAAAGCAAAGAAAGGTCCATGGATGAAGAATTCAAAGCTAAAGAGAAGAATTCAAATGGatttacaaaataaagagTAAAATTTGTAATGTGCAACAGATTACAGAAAATCTACTCAtcccaattttttcttttaggtaCTTGGTATGATCATTGTCTCTCTTTCaacaaaatctaaaattttatACCAACACAATCCATTTCCGGGAAGATTAACAAATTTCACTGAATTGGTGAAGCATTATATGATGTGTTCAAAAACGACCAACAAGTAAAATGTTGTTCTCCTCCTGCCCCAAATGATCCATTCTagtattgaaaaaaatttgggcatTTCTGCAATTGTGGGAAACTGAGAGTGATCATCACCAAGAATATCCAGAACATTATCAAAAATATGAGCTTTGATGAGCTTACAAACTTATTTGGATATCCAATTTGAATGTTGGACAGCCATATTATGCATTCATACAGCACAACTAGTTTTTGCATTGGTCATAGATTGTAAAGTTGCAATCTTTACGTTCTTTGGATTGCCTATGGCATCATACAGCAAATGAAAGTAAGCTTTCATGAACCAAATTCTTTACCTTCTTAGCAGTCCCAGACAACTCACTGTAAATCCTCTGGAACTCCTCCAACACTTCTTTCACAATCCCCACCTTATTTTTCCTAACCAGCATCTtcaccaaacccaccaaatgcctaTTGAATCTCCCTTTCTCTGCCACCAAGTTCACTACTTGgcccttttctttctcaccCACAAAAGGGTTGGCCAAGGCAGCTTGGACTTGCTTATTGTGGAGCAATTTCAAGAACCTCTGAATGTCCTTCTCAACCAAATGAACAGAACTGTTGCATTGAGCTATGTCTAGCAGAGCAGCGGCATACCCAGTTGCTGGTTTTCTATGGAGATCAGAGGATGATgaagaattgagagagagggttGCAGAGGAGTTCAAGAAGGAGGGGGTTGAAGATAAAGAGACAAGCTTGTGAGAGAAAGAGGGGGTTTTGTTGGAGATTAAGTTGGGTTTGGTGGTGGAGTGAAGGTGGGATTGTGGAGGAAGTTTGTGTGTTCTGGGACTTTGAGGATTGAATTGATGGAGCTCACGAGATGATGTTGATGAAAGAAGGGTAGGGACTTTGAGGGTTGAGACAGAGCTTGACAGGGTATCCATGGaggagagaggaagaggataAGTTTCAGGCTTTCAGGTCAGCCACTAAATGTCAACAAATGGAGATGAACTGCCTTGAAAGCAATTTCTCTGAATTATTATTTGTGATTCAAATTGACTTGTACGTTGCAAGCTTGCAAGCTGCGGAGTAAAACTTTGGCAGTTGGTAAGCTGTGAGGGCCCACTCACAAATAGGCCATTAAGCAATACCATTAAACCCAGCCCATTCCAGCCCATAAATCAAGTGGTACATCGGTGCTCGCGGAACAGTTTTTCTTACATGTAATTTCATATTTGGGTAAACTTGTAATATTTTGCAAAATGTGCTGGAAAAATGGTGGATGCTAATTTAGCATGGAGAGGAGAAAAGTAGGAAAAATGCAGCTAATCCCTTGAGTGGTAGAGAAATTATcccaacatatatattttttgacaTCAAAAGATCGTTTGAGAAGTACGTACTCAATTATAGTTAAAAGTGAAGCACATAAATCTTAGTATTATACGtgaatttttcttgttttagtcAATCTGTGAAAATGTGGATCCATTCTTCAATCACTCAGTTTTCAATCCGCTATTTTCATCGTGGATTTTCCCATATCCTTGATGGATCAATGCCATACAAACAAGTTCCACATTGTTAACTTGTAGGTAGGCCTTCCCAAACACAATATTAAAGCAATGCTCATGTATGTAGCAATAACTACAAGCATTGGTTGGTGTCCCCtctgttgaaaaaaaaaagggtctaATTGCTATTTTTAATCACACAGAAATTcagaaataattattaaattcgAACTTAAAAATTAATGCATACTTATAtaatatggaaaaaaaaaatcacataagATGGATTAGAAGAATTTAAATAATTGAGTCGAGGCAAGTGTTGGACACTCTGACTTTAAAATGAATGACGCCCCACATAGGTACTTATGGTTACTGACGCTCGCCTCCTAGGATACAACGACTCATGTCCTTGTGAAAGAATTACTACAATTCATAAGGACTCTTTGAACCAAATTATGTAGGAAACTCTCTCACAGACCATAATCAGTGACTATACTAAGACTCTTCGTATTCAAATGGATAAACATTAACTGaatcaattcaattttttaattgcaAGAAGACTACTCTATTTATAGATACTAAAGAATTCCAAAAGGGTATGTCCCAACACCCTGCTCAAAACTTTATATCAGGGTCGTCCCTGAGATTTTGAGAGTCCTGTGCGAAACTTAAATTGGGGCCTCCTATAATCTAATATGAAaatactataaataaaaatttgccataacttaatgtcataaacaatttttttataactaaaagtcaccatcaataaacatgtaatgataatcagaaatcaaattcataaaaatttaaatatttccatttgataaagttaaatATTAGTATATTTAGTACAAAAATAAGCTCTGTGTGCCCCTATAAAGTCCTTTGCTACCTCCAATAAGCAATATGTGTttaatagagaaaaaaaaatggcaatcacaaattaaagagTAGTTGCACACAAATGTCATTAACAAATTAGATTATATtgcattaaaaacaaaaccaacaacaaaaacattccTGACTATCCAAAAATCATTCACGTTGTATTTGCTGTCtttatttgaagaattaaaACTATTATGAGAGCTTTttccccaaaagaaaaaaaacacagctAGTACAATACTAATGTCTGAAAATTGATCTTCTTGAATTTTTAGAAgagaaatcatcaatcaaatgtTCATAATAAAGTTTTTCTAAAAGTTCACTTTTAATTGAAATCAAAGAGAGATTGATGAATGATAATGATTACTTACCACAAAATCAGAGTTTAAGAGAAAGAATAAGCCatgaagtttatttttttgttttaaaagaaTGATAGGGGAGGAGTAGAAAGACTTTGGGCACCTCTGTTAAGTGGAGACGCGCTGGAAAGCCAACTCCACTACAGACACTTTTGTGGAAATATTTAGCATGCTATAGTATATATACAAttcttataaattaatatatatatatatatatatacacacatagaGCTTCCATTTTGTTGgcatatatatagtattaaaaaaaaaattaggggcCCTTAAGAATCGAGGGCCCTATGTGATGGCGCCACTTATACCACCCTAGGGTCACCCCTGCTTTATATTCCTCTAAGAATTGCCCTTTATCATCACTCATATTTCTTACGAATGTCACTGAATCAAATATTTTGTCGGTGCAAACATCACAAAGGTTGTATTGTTCTGCAGGCAGAGAAAAGCATAAAGAAGTTCCACATGTTGGAATTTCAGTGTTATTATGAAAGTACATTGTTGTAAAGATGTGATGAGTTCAAGTCTTTTTGGTAGAAAGAGTTTCTTTTCGTGATCAAAGGTAAGAGGTGGTTGGATTATTGAAGTAAAATGTGGACAAACTCTACGAAAATAttctcaaataaacttatttgaagaattttttaaatgaaatctTGGCTCTAAATTATTTAGCAGAGACAGACCTTAaccaaataaatttaaaaaaaacagctgCCTGTGTACTTTTATTATGTATAGCATTGATTTTAAGAGAAACGTACAAGTGCATGTCTAGCTACCCAACTAccgctttgagaacataagagGAATATACATAATGTAAAATGTCATATCGGATTTTATGATGAGAAAGTATTTTTGAAGGGCTTCAATTCAAATGAGCTGGATCATGAACAAGACCAACCCATTAAGCACTCAGACTGGCTTCAAATGAGTGAGTTTATTATCAAAGACCAATCCATTTTTGCTTGTATTGTAATGATGAAATCAACTTTTATGAAAACCCCAATTGACTCATTTGTAAGTAAATATGCTGCTTAATTTAATTggattactttaattagtaactCCCAAACCCCAATTTCAGAACCATTAAACAAAACTTGTACAGCTTTTGACTGACAGAGTTAGCCCAAATTATGCACAGCACAATATACTTTATGATTTAATAATGCACTATGCATTTaaaagagagatagagagagagagagggacagccattgttttcatttctagctctctctctccttccacCTGTTATTGACAACCCTGTCTtgtcttctcctctttttctcAATCTTTTTCCTGTTGTTTTACTTGCTCCCACTGACATCCTAGACTAAATAAAAGACCAAGTCTTCCAAGtccaatttcaaaagaaaaacaaagagagagagagagagagagagagagagagagagagcactgTATATCATCTTTTTGATCATTGATTGTTAAGTTGTGCTGAGAAAATGAACCAAGAAATGAATGGGGTTGACGCTGATCAGGTTCAGAGGGTAGCTCAGGAGATTAATGGGCAAGAAAAGATAGACTATGTGTTCAAGGTGGTGGTTATTGGAGACTCAGCAGTTGGGAAGACTCAGATTCTGTCCAGGTTTACTAAGAATGAGTTCTGCTTTGACTCCAAGTCCACAATTGGGGTTGAGTTCCAGACTAGGACTGTCACCATTAAAGGCAAACTCATCAAAGCCCAGATCTGGGATACTGCTGGCCAAGAAAGGTTTTATAAATCTCTAGCTCTCTCTCaactttttttacttgaatttgaatggTGATTGAAGCTTAAGCACTATTGTATGTAATGCATGGAGAATGTTGCTTCCCCAGACTATCTGACAATATAAAATGATTGCGTTGTTAATCTGTGAATCCgaactattttaattttattcagAATGTGTGGTTTAAATTTACAATCTGACAACATAATTATTTGTGCTGCAGTGTAAGTAAGTATGTGAAGAGAACATTACTATCTAATCCATAATCCACATTACTATGGAAGCAGATGTAACTGTTCAAGCACATTAATATAATACTTTTTGGTTTAAAACTTGTGCTCTGTGTAGGGTATATGAAACATGAATTATGAATATATGATTAGAGGTTTTAATACAGTGTATATGTGACATAATCAACATTTGTTTCTGATCAAAATGtgcaataaataaattaaaaagggGCCTTCCCTATTGGTGGATTTGGGATCTAGGTCTAGCTAGTGGCACTGTGCCAAATGAAGATAAGACCAGCTTCCCAGCTTTTGTGCTTTTGCTATCAGTGTAGTTTTGCAACATGACAAAAATGAGTTCATTAGTAATTTAGTATGAGCCCATACGTACAGACATACaggctgcttcttcttttttctttctactttTCTCTAGATGACAGACATGAATGTGCACAGGGATCTGTATAAATGGTAAACAACCTGATTTTATGCTGGTACTGTTGTTATGTactgagctctctctctctctctctctgcatatCATTAATTTCAGCAACAACATTAAATGTACTGCACAAGTGCATTCAAAACTTGCTGCTATAGAACCAATCTCAAAATTAAATCTGTGGGACAGAGTGTAGGTTGATCCTATTTATTAGATTTGGACAAGaattgagaaaatttaaagacaaatatACTTAAAGAAAAGCATGTTTGTTGATGGTCCTTGTAGGTATAGAGCAGTAACAAGTGCATACTATAGAGGTGCATTAGGGGCAATGCTGGTGTATGACATTACCAAGAGGCAGACCTTTGATCATGTTGCTAGGTGGGTGGAGGAACTCCGGGCTCACGCTGACAATTCGATCGTGATCATGCTGGTTGGGAACAAAGCTGATCTTGGGGAGCAGAGAGATGTGCCCACAGAAGATGCAGTTGAGTTTGCTGAGGATCAAGGGCTGTTCTTCTCTGAGACATCAGCCTTCAGTGGTGAGAATGTGGACACTGCATTCTTTAGTGTCCTAGAGAAGATATATGGGGTGGTGTCTAAGAAGGCATTGGAATGTGGCAATGGAAACAAATCCAATGGGGTTGCTCTTAAAGGAGCTAAAATTGATGTTATTTCTGGGTCTGAGTTGGAAATTAGTGAGATGAAGAAATTGTCTGCTTGCTCTTGTTGATCTAATTGTATTAGGTGAGGGGGCCGGTGGTATAATTTTTCAACTTGTTTACTGCCACATCAGGATGAGccatttatgttttcttttctttcttttttgaatttgtttgattttgggtAACAAGTAAAAAAGAAGCTAAAGGCCTTGAAGGGAAAAAGTAAGTGTCAAATTCTCATTCCGAAATGCGGAATGTGGGGCAAGTAACTTATCACTGGAGTTATAAGTCTTCTCGATTGTAATATGATTGTAATTATCATGAttggtttttgaatttaatttttctttatatacaCAAGCGATATTGAGAGAAGGGGACTCAAACACAAGAAGTCAAGTGCATGAATAATTGTTCTTAATCACTTAAGCTACAAGCttctttcatttgaatttcaattaaGAGCTTAACAATGAACACTTACTGCATATGGCAGAGATACGTATAGTATACACAACATGGCATTTTGCATAATATGCCAACAAAAGATCCGTACGGTACTTGATTGGTTGGGTCGGGCGACCCACCTCAATACAAAAGAGATGTTTTGTAGGTGAACTGTCAAATGTGGACCTTGGCATTCAGTGGCAGGGCCCGAACCATTGggccttcctttctttcttgtcaAAAGCTGGGCCCTGGTCAAGTAACTCACTTTTTTTAGAAGGTTGGAGGAGCAATGAAACGGTGCGTTTGAAGTGGCTCAAGGTGTGTAAAACGACAAGTCGTCCGTCTGTTTGATGGAAAATAATAGAGTTGGACTGCATTGCATTATTTGAGCGCATTGCACGAATGCTGAATGGtatttttccatgtttggGGTTTGCATGGCATTTACTTGAGAAAATACAAACTCCATAAGTTTGAGATTTTGCCTTCCCAAAAGAAacgaataaataaataaacttgtAATATGCAATATATTTAACTGAATCATACATGTCACTCAagcattaaatttatttacttAGTGGGAAGCGCTTTTCGCCAAAATTTTCTCCGACCCAAGACTATTAAGTGCCGCGTAAAGGGTGTCAATCTACCTCACCTGAGCCTGTCAAGCAACAAATTACCCACCAAAGAGGCTAAAACAACCTAATTTACACAGCTTGAAAATAATAGTGCCCCaacatcttctttctttttcgtttccttttgtctttttgggCAACAAATTAGGGATCTGTATTCACCAAGGTAGTGTTGGTACAGAAAAATCTACAAGCATCACCCAAAAACATCATTTTCTATcaaatttcctttctttctctttctctctttttgctGGCAAAGTTGAAGAAGTTTGTTGAGCTAGCTCATCTATCAATCTCCAAAACAGCATCAAACACAATCATGAGTTAGGTTATGGGTAGCAAACTCAAAAgtagaacaacatatcataTAAAACAAGGTTataaaattggaaggaaatcattttccttttgaagtATCTTGCATAACATTTATGATATAACCCTTGCTTAGCTTAAGCACTCATTATATCCCAACCACTTAAGCTTTAGCAATAATGATGCATTACCTTTTGGTGTAAAGTTTAACATCAAGTTCATGtaacttatttatttacttataaGCTTTAATTGGTATGACATCTCACTAGAAAATGTATGTTTTCATGAACTGATGTGGCATGATTATTTGTTATCGTCGATGATTTATGGCTAAAAGGCAAGGTAATGTTTGGTTTATTTGAAGCTAACAATAATTTTACAATATACTACCTTAAAATTGTGCCCGTGAATTATAAGAAGTGTATGATAATATTTTTAGAATGTGAATTATATATTCGAATAATTTTCACTTAGAGAAATTATCACACTTCTTTTAAATACAAGTATTATTGAGGAATATGGGCTGGGGATGGGTGCCCAGCGTGACAAAGAGAGAGGGATTGGGGTTGGGAGGAATTGAAGGAGGAGGAAGGCATGGGTTGCGATAATGGAGGAAGGGGAGGGTTGTGGATGAATTTTCgaatttatctttatttttaacagaaaatttaatAGAATTTGATGGAACCAATGACACAACACGATACATAATTGGAGAACCTTTACAACTGTTTTTGAAATTGAGAGATAAAAATATAACTACAAATATAGTTTAGAGACTATTGCTACGATTAAGCCTAAAAAAATTCCTTGaattggttgttgtgggaCATGTATAGGGTGGCAAAAGGAGTAGGCTTGATCATGCTGTCTGGAGCAATTTGGTCCACGTCCATATCAGGCATATCATCGAGGCATTGAACTTTTAATTGATGAGATAAAAGAACCCAGCTGGCCTGTCTCAGAACATACCTGAACTGATACCCCTTATAATtgcaatatatttatatatacatattttgcCAGATTCATGTCATATAATGATGAGGAGGTCGAAAAGTAAGTAAAATCAACATAAAATGAATTggttaattattttgatttggaatgtatatacataaatttaataaataaaaaatcaatcacGAGACAACATTTTGCAAATAAATTTTGTATTGTTGGTGCAAATTATAGTcagatatatatacataaatggAGATGATCGAGCTGCGAAGTTCATTCATGTAAAGTATCGTATTGCCAAAAATTGTCTTTCTAatttgattataaaaaaaagaaagatgatgtctttctattttgctttttcatttttttcgtGTGTTTGCTACGGCTATCAtcctatttatttttgtagggTTAACatcctatttatttatttatcataatTTAGAAAGTTGCTTAAATTGTTGGTCAAGGACGATTTGGCCAACTTTCATACAAGTTCATAACAGGACTTTTGCTTTTGGAGGCATCGCATAAATCAGCTtctcaagaaaaagaaaaaaaaaatcatggcTGGTATGAAGCACATTAAACTACATAAAGAGATGACtaatattttgtaatatatatagtGTATATGTAGTATGTTAGGTAAATGGTAACGATCGATCACAATTGGCACATTCATacataattttaaaagaaaaatacttacCTACTTTTCTAGAAGTAGGAACTCCTATTTTCCTGTTAATCACAGTTTGACAtgtatgaattatttttacatatgtGTCAAACTGTTATTTGCAAGAAGTAGGAATGCACTTGAGTGCAGTGTCCATTTTAAAATACATCTAGCTTAAGaacataatatataaaatagttCCACAATAATAGCATACTTTCACACCTTTGTGTATCTAAAATGAAAtagcaaaatgaaaatgacttATGTTGATGTCCAAAAATGAAACCAACTTCAAAGTGATCCACCTTCAGTCAGTGGATCTGCAAAGAGAGATAGAGCAACGGTAAGGCTCTAGGCACCAATGTGGTATtagccgaaggctctccgatacTTAAGTTAGCTGAATGATGGAGtgaataaataattggatATAATAAGAGTACTAGTGCCAAATTACTGCTATCTCGTGGTTTGGGGCATGAGCTCAATTTATAGAGGACAGAGGTGGACCACTATGGGTTATAGTTTCGATACGAGACTTCTGGACATTGTCCGAGAGGCCGCTACATGTCCTTGTGTGAAAGTAGCACGACATGTGCCTTTGTTGAGCCGAATCAATGGGTGAAGTTGCCGAAGGCTATCCCTTGCTGATGGTCGCTGTGAGTTCTAGTGACTGAGCTGGGTCACGTGGGTCATTTGTTTTAGGTGTTATAGTTGAGAGGGTCCGATCAGATATGGTACAAACAACTTAACAATAAGCATTTGACAGACACAATTTTCCCAATAAATTTACAATCCCcattttatataaaagaagaagaagaaaaaaaaacttgaatctCCCACAACCACTTCTCAATGATTTGGAGAATCATTTTGAGAATTGACTAGCAAACGAGTATTAACTTACCATTATTCGAGGAAACAAATGAAGACGATGAACCAGTTGTCCATGCTTAATTGCTgtccatttccttttcttattattgtcatataaataaatatcataTGTTAATTCtgatttcaattattttgctttcaaaattttggctGATTCTGCGATTTAAAGACAAAAATGACTTGAAAAGGAAGCAGGATCATATACCATCATGACCAATGATGAGAGCAGAAAAAAACAACCTTTAAAATtagcaacaaagaaaaaggaatatCATTTTGCACAAAATAGTCAAATGCAGTGACATCACCAAGACATTGTTTGTTCGGTCACTTGCAGTAGCTTaatctatttttctttgattcttCTGTATTGTATTACTAATTTGTAAATATTAGAGTAATTGCTATTTGTCATATAAGAATTAAGGTTAAAAATAAACAGAGCGTCCATTTGTGAATGCATTGACTTTGTTAAGCATAATTTGATTGCTGATTTTTTGGTGTTACACATTACTAATTTTGCATCTTGGTTGGTGTATGCTTGTATGGTAATAAAACTTCTTTAGATGAGACTCCAATTTGGCCTTTTGTTGTTTGAAACTCGACATGATAGGACTAAACTAACCGTAATGTCTGGTATACAATGAATTTAACAATCGTACAACGTGGATTTGTAACTCAAGTAAGTGGTTAAGAAGAGTTATTCCTATCCTTGAATTCTATTTCCCTTTCTGTAATTCATGAATagctaatttttttaaggaaattaaaacaatgtcatttaCATGTTCAGTGTATCAACAAAAGGCAGTGCATTCCAAcaaagggaagaagaagaggagaaagaCAGAATCACATTCCCAATTGTGTCAATTAATCTATCCACAAAAGCATCCAATCCCAACTAACAAATATCCAAATATCAAACAAATATCAAAACAAATTGTTGGTTTTTGGTTCTAATTAAATTAAGCTGTATTCTGCTGCATTTCCCCCTATATTGATTCTCTGTTCTTCCAGAGACCCAAGGGCAATGTCCCCCCAATTACAACTCGACACGTTGCATCGAACATGCCCCTTCAAAACATAGCCATTTCTGAGCCGTCCGATCAGCCATCCCTGTTCGCCGAGCCAGCATCGAACGACTGAGAATGAGAGCTCCTGTTGCTCTTCATCCTCAAGAACCCATACAACTTCCTAAAGTCCCTAACGGTATGAGCGCCTTCCCCGCAAAACACCCCGCCGGGTTCAACCATTTCGTCCGCGGACTTTCTCGATCCGACATCAAACCCCACCCGCCGCCCGAACATGCCGATCCCCCTCCCATCGCCGTCCGTTTGCAGAGCCGTGATGACCGATTTAATGGCCCGACTCGGCGAGTTCCGGTTCGCGATCATCAACTCGCCGATCTCGGCCGGGCTCAAACTTGACCCATTCAGAAAAATCTCCTCCACCTGAGAAAAAAGCTTGTGCTCTTTCACCCCCAAATAACTCGTCGCTAGATTTTTGAAGGCTCCGAAATCGCAGAGCGGAAAATGGATATGGACGTCGATCCGACCCG
Above is a window of Prunus persica cultivar Lovell chromosome G2, Prunus_persica_NCBIv2, whole genome shotgun sequence DNA encoding:
- the LOC18786482 gene encoding uncharacterized protein LOC18786482 isoform X1 is translated as MDTLSSSVSTLKVPTLLSSTSSRELHQFNPQSPRTHKLPPQSHLHSTTKPNLISNKTPSFSHKLVSLSSTPSFLNSSATLSLNSSSSSDLHRKPATGYAAALLDIAQCNSSVHLVEKDIQRFLKLLHNKQVQAALANPFVGEKEKGQVVNLVAEKGRFNRHLVGLVKMLVRKNKVGIVKEVLEEFQRIYSELSGTAKKRFMTSIQLGVEYDGGWR
- the LOC18786482 gene encoding uncharacterized protein LOC18786482 isoform X2; the encoded protein is MDTLSSSVSTLKVPTLLSSTSSRELHQFNPQSPRTHKLPPQSHLHSTTKPNLISNKTPSFSHKLVSLSSTPSFLNSSATLSLNSSSSSDLHRKPATGYAAALLDIAQCNSSVHLVEKDIQRFLKLLHNKQVQAALANPFVGEKEKGQVVNLVAEKGRFNRHLVGLVKMLVRKNKVGIVKEVLEEFQRIYSELSGTAKKKCPNFFQY
- the LOC18786408 gene encoding ras-related protein RABA3 codes for the protein MNQEMNGVDADQVQRVAQEINGQEKIDYVFKVVVIGDSAVGKTQILSRFTKNEFCFDSKSTIGVEFQTRTVTIKGKLIKAQIWDTAGQERYRAVTSAYYRGALGAMLVYDITKRQTFDHVARWVEELRAHADNSIVIMLVGNKADLGEQRDVPTEDAVEFAEDQGLFFSETSAFSGENVDTAFFSVLEKIYGVVSKKALECGNGNKSNGVALKGAKIDVISGSELEISEMKKLSACSC